In Haliaeetus albicilla chromosome 2, bHalAlb1.1, whole genome shotgun sequence, a single genomic region encodes these proteins:
- the LOC104318813 gene encoding C-C chemokine receptor type 8 codes for MNPTSQFRGTTEYDYGYDENAAPCNEGNSFRRFKSLFLPILYCLVFVFCLLGNSLVLWVLLTRKKLTTMTDICLLNLAASDLLFVVPLPFQAHYASDQWVFGNAMCKIMAGFYYTGFYSSIFFITLMSIDRYIAIVHAVYAMRIRTASFGIIISLILWLVAGLASVPNIMFNQQLEIEQSVQCVSAYPPGDNTWKVTSQFAANILGLLIPLSILICCYAQILKNLQKCKNRNKIKAIKMIFIIVIVFFLFWTPFNIVLFLDSLQSLHIINDCKASYQIALALQLTETISFIHCCLNPVIYAFAGVMFKAHLKGLLQSCVRVLSSPVGGAGAGQSFSGPTQLSGCSDSAGFL; via the coding sequence ATGAATCCCACAAGCCAGTTCCGTGGCACAACAGAATATGACTACGGATATGATGAAAACGCTGCTCCGTGCAATGAAGGAAACAGCTTTCGCAGGTTTAAATCTCTCTTTCTGCCTATTCTTTACTGCCTTGTGTTTGTCTTCTGCCTTCTGGGAAACTCCTTGGTCCTTTGGGTTCTCCTGACCAGGAAAAAGCTGACGACAATGACCGACATCTGCCTGCTGAACCTCGCAGCCTCTGATCTCCTCTTCGTtgtgcctctccctttccaagCCCACTACGCTTCAGACCAGTGGGTTTTTGGCAATGCCATGTGCAAGATAATGGCTGGATTTTATTACACAGGTTTTTatagcagtattttctttataaCCCTCATGAGCATAGACAGGTATATAGCAATTGTCCATGCTGTCTATGCCATGAGGATACGGACAGCGTCTTTTGGCATAATTATCAGTTTAATCCTGTGGCTGGTGGCTGGCTTGGCTTCTGTACCTAACATCATGTTCAACCAGCAGTTGGAAATCGAGCAGTCTGTGCAGTGTGTCTCCGCATACCCCCCAGGCGACAATACCTGGAAGGTCACTTCTCAGTTTGCAGCCAATATCTTAGGCCTCTTGATTCCCCTTAGCATCCTCATTTGCTGCTACGCCCAGATACtgaaaaacctgcaaaaatgcaaaaatcgGAACAAGATCAAGGCAATCAAGATGATTTTCATCATTgtcattgttttcttcctcttctggaCTCCCTTCAACATCGTGCTGTTCCTAGACTCCCTGCAGAGCCTGCACATCATCAATGACTGCAAGGCAAGCTACCAGATAGCCCTGGCCCTGCAGCTGACGGAAACCATCTCCTTCATCCACTGCTGCCTGAACCCCGTCATCTACGCCTTTGCCGGAGTGATGTTCAAGGCCCACCTTAAAGGTCTACTTCAGTCCTGTGTCCGTGTCCTCTCCAGCCCCGtggggggtgcaggggctgGGCAGTCATTTTCAGGGCCCACCCAGCTCTCCGGCTGCTCCGACAGCGCGGGGTTCCTGTGA